One Micromonospora sp. WMMD812 genomic window carries:
- the gcvH gene encoding glycine cleavage system protein GcvH: MIPEDLRYTAEHEWVAGDGTGTIRVGITHFAQDALGDIVYVQLPDPGVVVAAGESLGEIESTKSVSEIYAPVSGTVAARNEALGDTPEVINTDPYGAGWLVEITPGDPTAVDGLLTAGAYRELTES; this comes from the coding sequence GTGATTCCTGAGGATCTGCGATACACCGCCGAGCACGAGTGGGTGGCGGGTGACGGCACGGGCACGATCCGGGTCGGCATCACGCACTTCGCGCAGGACGCGCTGGGTGACATCGTGTACGTCCAGCTGCCCGACCCTGGTGTGGTGGTGGCGGCCGGTGAGTCGTTGGGTGAGATCGAGTCGACGAAGAGCGTGTCGGAGATCTACGCCCCGGTCAGTGGCACGGTGGCCGCGCGCAACGAGGCGCTCGGTGACACGCCCGAGGTGATCAACACTGATCCGTACGGTGCGGGTTGGCTGGTGGAGATCACTCCGGGTGATCCGACGGCGGTGGACGGGCTGCTGACGGCGGGTGCGTACCGCGAGCTCACCGAGAGCTGA